In the Acidobacteriota bacterium genome, TAGGACAAACAGTAGCTCATTTTTCCATTCCATGGCGACTCTCATCTTTTAGCAGTATGAAAAGCAAGGAAGACTGAATAATATCCATTCAGTCCTCGCGGAACTGGATGGCGTGGAGCTTCGCGTAAACTCCATTCATCTCGATTAGTTCCCAGTGCGTTCCTCTCTCGACGATCCGCGCGCTGTCAAGGACGTAAATGCAGTGGGCCTTGCGTACTGTGGAGAGTCTGTGCGCTATGACTATCGAGGTCCTGCCCTGCATAAGAACATTCAGGGCGGCCTGGACCTGGGCCTCCGAAGCCGTGTCGAGAGCCGAGGTCGCCTCATCCATGATGAGTATGGGAGGGTTCTTCAAGAGAGCCCTGGCAATTGTGATCCGCTGCCGCTGTCCTGCTGAGAGACGCTCCCCTCGCTCACCAAGAACCGTATCGTACTGCTGGGGCAGTTTCATTATGAAATCATGAGCGTTTGCGATCCTGGCAACCCTGACCACTTCATCGAGTGACGTCTCGGGGCGACCGTAGGCGATGTTGTTTTTCACCGTATCGTTGAAGAGGATCGTTTCCTGAGATACGATCCCGATCTGGTCTCTTAGCGATTTGATCGTCACGTCACAAACATCGTGCCCATCTATCTGGATGGCACCACCGGTTACGTCGTAGAACCTCGGGATGAGATTGACAAGCGTCGTCTTTCCCGCGCCAGAGGAGCCAACGAGGGCAACCATCTCGCCCTTCTTCACTGTCAAATCGATGTTCTTCAGGACCTCTTCGTCGCCGTAAGAAAAACTGACATTCCTGAAGGAGATCTCATGCTGGAAAGGGGAAAGAGAAATGGCATCCGTTTTCTCTTTGATGTCGATCCCGGTATCCATCATTTCGAAGACACGCGCGGCGGCAGCGGCGGCCTGCTGTATCTCGTTGTTTACAACGTTGAGTTTCTTGACGCTCATGAAGATGACACCGGCTCCTACGAGGAAGGACAGGAAATCCCCCGGGTGAAGCCTCATGTGGGAGATCTGATAACCTGCCCACCAGAAGAGAAGGACTCCCACGACTGCTCCGATGAGTTCCATGACGTTGGGCGCCAGAGCCACCGTTTTCGCGATCTTTCTGTCCACCCGGAGCATTCTCCTCAACGCCTCCCGAAAGCGAGCCTTTTCGAAATCCTCCATCCCGAAGCTCTTCACGATCTTTATCCCACCGATCCCCTCGTTAAGGATACTCGAGATCTCACCCATCCTCTCCTGGCTCTTCCTGCTCGCTCTCTTCATTCTCTGTCCGAACTTCACGATGGGAAATATGGCCAGCGGAAGGGCCACGAAGCAAAATACGGAGAGCTGCCAGGAGACATAGAAGACGAAGATGGTCACGAAGATAAGCGTGAAGAGCAGCCGGATGGAATCGGCGAGGTGCATCGAGACGATCTTATTCATCCTCTCCACGTCGCTGACTATCCGAGACATGATGATCCCGGTGGGATTCATGGTGAAAAACTTAAGCGACTGGTTCTGAATGGAACTGTAAAGATCGTTCTTCAGGTCCATAATGGTTTTTAAGCCAACGTTCAGGGTAAGATACTGGCCGAAATATCCAAGCAGTACCTTGATGAGGAAGAGGAGGACTATAAAAAGGGGCACTTCGATGAACGCCCTCTTCTTCGTGTAGACTCTCAATTTTTCCATCGGGAGATATTTCTCGAGGGACTGCATGATATCTTTCTTCCCGATAAGTGTTCTGGGTTTGTGAGCAGCGGCGTCCTTGTTTCCCTCAGCCTCCCTTGAGGAAGTTCCAGATGTCTCCAGCCCGGATGATGGCACCCTGGATTGCGGGCTCTTTTCTTCAATCACAATCGCAACGGACCCTTGCTGCTCGGAAGGGGCAATTTTCGCTCCGAGAACCTCGCTGTAGAGAGGCCTGATGAAGGCCACGAAGGCGGCCATGAGGAAACCGGAGAGCATGAGAAGGACTGAAGCCCAGATGAGATTCCACTTGTAAGGGTGGACATATTTCAGAAAGCGAAGCAGGTCTTTCATTCTCTGAAAAATGCTATCAAAACGAACATATCAAGTCAAACAGTGAAGGAATGGGCAAGATCATCGATCAAAGAGTTCGAGGGCATTGAAGAAGTAAGGGATCTCGAATTTCGCAGATTCCGGTGAATCAGAGCCATGGATGATGTTCTTCTCGATGGAGAAACCGTAATCACCCCTTATGGTTCCCTTTGGAGCCTTCGTCGAATCAGTCGGACCCATGATGTCCCGGACCTTTCTTATGGCATCCTCCCCTTCCAGCGCCATTATAACGGCGGGACCAGACGACATGAAATCCGTCAGCGAACCATAGAACGGTTTGTCTTTGTGCACAACGTAGAAGCCTTCCGCTTCTCTCTTGCTCATGTGCACCATCTTCAATCCGAGGATTTTAAGGCCATTCGCCTCGAAGCGTCTGATGACCTCTCCGATGACTTTCTGTCCGACACCATCTGGCTTCACGATCGATAGCGTTCTCTCCACCATTGATTCTTCCTTTCTGCAAAAACTTAATATCCTCTTTCCCCCTGTAATGGAAGGGTTATATGAGAATGTTTCTAAATTCATAGGATAGAGGCAACGGCATCACCGATGCTGGCCGGACTCTCCACAACTATTATCCCAGCTGCCGTCAGCGCTTCCGTCTTTTCCTTCGCCGTTCCCCTTCCACCCGAGA is a window encoding:
- a CDS encoding ABC transporter ATP-binding protein; this translates as MKDLLRFLKYVHPYKWNLIWASVLLMLSGFLMAAFVAFIRPLYSEVLGAKIAPSEQQGSVAIVIEEKSPQSRVPSSGLETSGTSSREAEGNKDAAAHKPRTLIGKKDIMQSLEKYLPMEKLRVYTKKRAFIEVPLFIVLLFLIKVLLGYFGQYLTLNVGLKTIMDLKNDLYSSIQNQSLKFFTMNPTGIIMSRIVSDVERMNKIVSMHLADSIRLLFTLIFVTIFVFYVSWQLSVFCFVALPLAIFPIVKFGQRMKRASRKSQERMGEISSILNEGIGGIKIVKSFGMEDFEKARFREALRRMLRVDRKIAKTVALAPNVMELIGAVVGVLLFWWAGYQISHMRLHPGDFLSFLVGAGVIFMSVKKLNVVNNEIQQAAAAAARVFEMMDTGIDIKEKTDAISLSPFQHEISFRNVSFSYGDEEVLKNIDLTVKKGEMVALVGSSGAGKTTLVNLIPRFYDVTGGAIQIDGHDVCDVTIKSLRDQIGIVSQETILFNDTVKNNIAYGRPETSLDEVVRVARIANAHDFIMKLPQQYDTVLGERGERLSAGQRQRITIARALLKNPPILIMDEATSALDTASEAQVQAALNVLMQGRTSIVIAHRLSTVRKAHCIYVLDSARIVERGTHWELIEMNGVYAKLHAIQFRED
- the ndk gene encoding nucleoside-diphosphate kinase; the encoded protein is MERTLSIVKPDGVGQKVIGEVIRRFEANGLKILGLKMVHMSKREAEGFYVVHKDKPFYGSLTDFMSSGPAVIMALEGEDAIRKVRDIMGPTDSTKAPKGTIRGDYGFSIEKNIIHGSDSPESAKFEIPYFFNALELFDR